CAAATAGGCTTGAATTAGACCAAGAAAAATAATTTAGATTTATTTAAGACATCTTTCAATTCGAGATCTATCAGTCTTTATCTCAGATAAAAGCTCCCAACTTTGAATTAAATCCGGCCCACTGAGAGATCCAAAAAAGGCTACTCTTAATGATTTCATTAATATCCCTTTTTTAACATTATGCATTTTTGAGATTTCGTTTATTATTTCTTTGGCTTTCTCTTGATCTAGTTTTACAGTATTTTGCTCAATTAAATAATTTAATATTAGTTTTAGAGATGCTTTGCTATCATCGTTTTCCAGAAAATCTTGACCTTCTTTTTGAATTGTAGGTATTAAGAAAAATGGTTTTGATTGATCAATTGCATCTTTTAGAAGAGTCATAGAGTCTCTAAGCAAGATTGCTAATTTGTAGGCCCATTCTTGAGATGGCGCCACCCAACCGTTATCATTCCAGTATTTCCTCATTATCTCACTTAACTTTATAGATTCCATATTTTTTATATATTGAGAATTAATCCAGTTGAGTTTCTCCCAACTGAATTTAGCTCCAGCTTTATTTATGTCTGATAAGTCAAAAATTTCTGATATCTCATCAAGTGACAGTATTTCTTTGTCGGTAGATTTTGGAGACCAACCTAAAAAGGCCATATAGTTCGATAAGGCCTCAGATAAATATCCCATATCTCTAAATTCGTCGATTGAAGTAACACAATCTCTCTTAGATAATTTCTTCCCTTCGCTATTTAGTATCAGGGGGGTATGCGAAAAAGTCGGCAAATTAAAATTTAATGCTTTATAAATCAAAATTTGTTTTGCAGTGTTTGAGATATGGTCTTCACCCCTTACAACGTGAGTAATATGCATCAAATTATCATCAACTACAACTGCAAGATTATACAAAGGGTCTCCAATCTCATATCCTTTTGACCTTCTTGACAAAACTAAATCACCACCCAAGTCCTTCCCTTGCCATTTGATTTCGCCTCTTATCTGATCCACCCATTTAATTTCAATTTTTTCATCAATCTTAAACCTTATTACTGAAGTCCTCCCTTGGGATATGAATGCTTCTATTTCTTCTTTAGAAAGACTTCTGTGTCTGTTATCATGCTTTGGAGGTAATCCTTTCTTTTTTTGTTCTTCTCTTAATTCAGAAATTTCATCTTCTGTTGTAAAGCACCTATATGCAGCTCCACGTTCCAATAACTTTTTGATATAACTTTTGTGAATCGAAATTCGTTCACTTTGCATAATAGGTTCTTCATCCCATTTAAGTCCAAGCCATTTCAAGCCATCTAGTATATTTTTTGTGTATTCAGATTTAGATCTAAGAAGATCTGTATCCTCTATTCTTATGAGGAATTTTCCTCCTGTTTTTTTTGCGTACAACCAGTTGAATAGTGCCGTGCGAGCAGTACCAATATGAAATAAACCTGTTGGACTTGGGGCTAGTCTTAAACGTTTTTCCAACTTTTTTTAGAAAAAACGGGACCGACGGGATTCGAACCCGCAACTTCCGCCGTGACAGGGCGGTGCTCTAACCAGTTGAACTACGGTCCCAAAATTTTAGTCCTAAATTTAATTAGAACATCTTCTTTAAAATTATCAGATCATAATACTTAATTAATGTTGTTGTAATAAAAAAAATTTATTAATTTAGGAATTTAAGAAATATTGGGTTTTAGAGCTAATTAAATAATTAAGAAACTATTTATTTTTGTGGTCTAAAGCCTGCCGGTTCTATCAACCTAACTTGGTTACCTCTTGCAGTGAATTCTCTTCCTTGATCACTTTGGACAACAACTCTACCACCAGATTTAACTCTGATAACTCTTGCACGAACCCATCCTAGAGCTGCTGATTCGAGGACTTTTACTACGTCCCCAGGTTGAAGATCTAACTCCATCTTATGAAAAATGATTTACATAATGTTGATCAAACGCGTCGTGGAGGACTTGAACCCCCGACATCAGGTTTTGGAGACCTGCGTTCTACCAACTGAACTAACGACGCATTTAAATGATTATAAGCGCCTTTGTGACCAATAAGTTTGTTACTTTACAACTTTATCGATCAAAGCGTTGTTTTACGCGAGTAGCTTTACCTACTCTATCTCTTAGATAGAATAACTTAGCCCTCCTTACTTTACCTCTACGTTCAACTTTTAGAGAGGCAACTTGTGGACTATGTAGCATAAATACTCTTTCAACACCTATTCCTTGGAAAATTCTTCTTACTGTGATTGTCTGATGCAGTCCTCCATGCCTTTTAGCTATGACAACACCTTCATAGGGTTGAACTCTTTCTTTATTACCCTCTGTAATTCTTACACCAACTTTAACAGTGTCACCAACATAAATTTCAGGTAATTCTTTTTTTAATTGTTCATTTTCAAATTCCTCAATTAGATTGCTAACGCTTATCTTTTTTGTAGTTTCAGAAACCAAGTTTTTTTCTTTATTCTCAACTGCTACATCAGTTTTGACGTTGGTTTCTATTTCATTTTCTTGTTTCTCTTTAGCCATTTTGACCTTTGTTATCCTACAAGTTCTATATCTTAACCCTTTGACTCACCTTTAGTAACCTTTTTGGTAAATGAAATTGTTTTTGAAAACATTTGAAATCCTGTTATTAGCATCCATAAAACTCCTAAGGAATTTAATAACACGTATATCAACTCGCCATTATCTCCTAGCCATTCGCCCTCGTGGATAGCCATTAACCAATGAACTTGGTCTCTTGAGTAACCTAATAAATCTTTTGAAACCCTGTAAAATAAGCCAGTTATTGAAGATAAAAATAATGGAAGAAAAATCCAAGGCGCCAAAGCTTTATGAAATTGTCTAGAATTAGAAAAAAAATTCATTCCTGTTTCCAATTGTTGTTGGTAGATTTAAGGTAGCCGAATCAATATTGGCTATTTTGATGATATTTGTCTATTACTATTATTTATTCCAATGAAACATTTTGCAGATCTCTTATTAAATAAAAATAATTCCAAAACTAATGATCAAGTGCCATTTATTCAGAGAAGAAGAGGAATTGAAATAAAGTCTGCGCGTGAAATAAATCTGATGAAAAAATCCAGTAAAATAGTGGCAACAGTTTTGAGAGAAATTAATGAATTAATCAAACCTGGAATGAGCACAAAAGATTTAGATGATTTCGCAGAAAAAAGGATAAAAAGTTTTGGAGCTGTGCCAAGTTTTAAAGGCTATCATGGTTTCCCCTCTAGTATTTGCTCTAGTATTAATAATGAAGTTGTTCACGGAATACCCAGTAAAAATAAAATAATAAAAAATGGTGACTTAGTGAAAATTGATACAGGGGCATATCTAGATGGCTTCCACGGAGATAGTTGTATATCAATATGTGTAGGAGAAGTTAGTTCAAAGGTGCGAAAACTTAGTGATGTCGCATTTAAAGCTTTGTATGCGGGGCTTTCTAAAATCAAGGCAGGGAATACACTTCTTGATATTGCTGGGGAAATTGAAGATGTTGTCCTAAAAAATGGATTTAGTGTTGTTGAAGACTATACAGGTCATGGAGTCGGACGAAATTTGCATGAAGAACCCTCTGTATTTAATTTTAGGACCAAAGAATTACCTAATGTTGTTCTTCGTGAAGGAATGACCTTAGCTGTGGAACCAATAGTTAACGAAGGTAGTAAATTTTGTAAAACATTAAATGATAAATGGACCGTAATAACAAAAGATGGAAAACTATCAGCGCAATGGGAACATACAATAGTAGTATTAAAAGATGGTATTGAAATATTGACTGAAAGAGATTTCTAGTTATAAAGATTTGTATTTATAAATAATTTTGCAATACAAAAAGTTAAAAAATTCTTTTAAAGGAAAAAGTAGGTAGCTCAGAGGGTTTGGACTGATAATTACTAGATACCTTCTCGAATTGGCTAGATCATAAACTTTCCTAGAGACAAATTTGGGACTCATTATTCCGATGGGATTTAGTTCTGATTTAAAAGGCCCTAAAATGATTTTTTTGATAACTAATTTTTGCTTAGTATCTTTGTTTAAAAGATTTTTTTTAAAGGAAACTAATTGCCCAATTAGAGATTTACTTATCTCATATGATGGATTTAAAGCTGGTAAAATTTCTGCCTCAGATGTGTTTATCCAAACCTCTTTTTTAATTGATGACTGATTTGCTAATGCGATATCCTCAAATAAATTTAAAAATTTAAACTTACTTAATGCATTTATTTGTATAGAGTTTTCATAATTAGAATTTTCTCGACTCAAATTATAGATACCATGATTCAATATCAAAATATCTATCTTTTTTAAATGCTTTTTTAATTTCGATTCTTTACCACATTCCCATTTAATCAATTCGTTAGGAGATTCATGATTTATTTCAGAACGGGCGTTACTATGGGTAAATCCAATTACTTTATATCCTTTCTGACGAAACAATTTTGTAAGCTCTTTACCTAGCGCGCCTGATGCTCCAGTAATTCCAACAGTTCTTTCTTTTTTTGTTGAATTTATCATTTTATTTGATTTTGATGAAATACAAAGGAATTAAAAAAAAATTGACTTGAAAAATTTTTTTTATATTTATTTGATTAAAACTCATAAATAAATATTTGTTTAGTTCATAAAAAAATATTATCTTGAATCTATTAATAAAAACTTTACTAATTATGAGCGATATATTATTAATTGGTTCATGTGAGCCATTTAGTGGTAAGTCTGCATTAGTTCTTGGGATAGCAAAAAAACTTTTACAGAATAAAAAAAAAGTTCGCATAGGAAAACCACTGGCTACATGCATTGAACTTACTAATCTACCCGCAATGTCTTATGAAGGATT
This region of Prochlorococcus marinus str. GP2 genomic DNA includes:
- the map gene encoding type I methionyl aminopeptidase: MKHFADLLLNKNNSKTNDQVPFIQRRRGIEIKSAREINLMKKSSKIVATVLREINELIKPGMSTKDLDDFAEKRIKSFGAVPSFKGYHGFPSSICSSINNEVVHGIPSKNKIIKNGDLVKIDTGAYLDGFHGDSCISICVGEVSSKVRKLSDVAFKALYAGLSKIKAGNTLLDIAGEIEDVVLKNGFSVVEDYTGHGVGRNLHEEPSVFNFRTKELPNVVLREGMTLAVEPIVNEGSKFCKTLNDKWTVITKDGKLSAQWEHTIVVLKDGIEILTERDF
- the gltX gene encoding glutamate--tRNA ligase, with the translated sequence MEKRLRLAPSPTGLFHIGTARTALFNWLYAKKTGGKFLIRIEDTDLLRSKSEYTKNILDGLKWLGLKWDEEPIMQSERISIHKSYIKKLLERGAAYRCFTTEDEISELREEQKKKGLPPKHDNRHRSLSKEEIEAFISQGRTSVIRFKIDEKIEIKWVDQIRGEIKWQGKDLGGDLVLSRRSKGYEIGDPLYNLAVVVDDNLMHITHVVRGEDHISNTAKQILIYKALNFNLPTFSHTPLILNSEGKKLSKRDCVTSIDEFRDMGYLSEALSNYMAFLGWSPKSTDKEILSLDEISEIFDLSDINKAGAKFSWEKLNWINSQYIKNMESIKLSEIMRKYWNDNGWVAPSQEWAYKLAILLRDSMTLLKDAIDQSKPFFLIPTIQKEGQDFLENDDSKASLKLILNYLIEQNTVKLDQEKAKEIINEISKMHNVKKGILMKSLRVAFFGSLSGPDLIQSWELLSEIKTDRSRIERCLK
- a CDS encoding SDR family oxidoreductase; amino-acid sequence: MINSTKKERTVGITGASGALGKELTKLFRQKGYKVIGFTHSNARSEINHESPNELIKWECGKESKLKKHLKKIDILILNHGIYNLSRENSNYENSIQINALSKFKFLNLFEDIALANQSSIKKEVWINTSEAEILPALNPSYEISKSLIGQLVSFKKNLLNKDTKQKLVIKKIILGPFKSELNPIGIMSPKFVSRKVYDLANSRRYLVIISPNPLSYLLFPLKEFFNFLYCKIIYKYKSL
- the rplS gene encoding 50S ribosomal protein L19; the encoded protein is MAKEKQENEIETNVKTDVAVENKEKNLVSETTKKISVSNLIEEFENEQLKKELPEIYVGDTVKVGVRITEGNKERVQPYEGVVIAKRHGGLHQTITVRRIFQGIGVERVFMLHSPQVASLKVERRGKVRRAKLFYLRDRVGKATRVKQRFDR